One genomic segment of Gossypium arboreum isolate Shixiya-1 chromosome 3, ASM2569848v2, whole genome shotgun sequence includes these proteins:
- the LOC108485119 gene encoding uncharacterized protein LOC108485119, with protein sequence MASFSIEDFVGDGVLKELIPKLLEEGWDDVPTLKIMNPEDMDAINMTQHQKDALEIRTYLHDRALMQYGDKLEASRKSLPELLNLSTEDLSSQFGMKRGHIARFTDRNNKCTDPLPKSYGLPARKLTVTPSRSNTTYKMQTIRKSFSRSSTNNDRSLEESLADFKIKDGYIFKGIVAAGPAEPRACGCVQPPPVVDNVAPYSAIENISVQRLTPEYKIGMERLAKTKTPPMKASELWRDKPAVLLCIRRPGCIMCRAEAHQLYAKKPIFDALGIQMFAVLHEHIESEIKDFWPRYWGGVVVFDRTMGFFKALGGGKLLKDKFLSGFVFNPRAIANYKRAKSMGIEQNFKGEGEIKGGLFIVGPGGTGIAYQFIERNFGDWAPVAEVVEICARLKNQQQDEGDSSRSPQEHK encoded by the exons ATGGCTTCTTTCTCAATAGAAGATTTTGTTGGTGATGGGGTTCTCAAGGAATTGATTCCAAAGTTATTAGAAGAAGGTTGGGATGACGTCCCAACTTTAAAGATCATGAATCCAGAGGATATGGATGCAATCAATATGACACAACATCAAAAG GATGCTCTGGAGATCAGAACATACCTTCATGATCGAGCTCTTATGCAATATGGAGATAAGTTAGAGGCCTCCAGGAAAAGCCTACCTGAGCTCCTTAACTTAAGCACCGAGGATCTGTCTTCGCAATTTGGCATGAAAAGGGGCCACATTGCACGTTTCACAGATAGAAACAATAAATGCACCGATCCTCTACCCAAATCTTATGGCCTCCCTGCAAGGAAACTCACAGTTACACCATCTAGAAGTAACACCACTTATAAGATGCAAACCATAAGAAAATCCTTCTCCAGGAGCAGCACAAACAATGACAGGTCGCTGGAAGAATCACTGGCTGATTTCAAGATTAAAGATGGATACATATTTAAAGGGATTGTTGCTGCAGGGCCAGCTGAGCCTCGAGCATGTGGTTGCGTTCAACCTCCTCCTGTGGTTGACAATGTGGCACCTTACTCTGCTATTGAAAACATATCAGTTCAGAGATTAACTCCTGAGTATAAGATTGGAATGGAGCGTTTGGCGAAAACCAAGACTCCACCTATGAAAGCTTCAGAACTGTGGCGAGATAAGCCGGCTGTTCTCCTATGCATTCGACGGCCTGG GTGCATTATGTGTAGAGCTGAAGCTCACCAGCTCTATGCCAAAAAGCCAATATTTGATGCACTGGGAATTCAAATGTTTGCAGTTCTTCATGAACATATAGAATCAGAG ATAAAAGACTTTTGGCCACGTTATTGGGGCGGGGTTGTGGTCTTCGACCGGACTATGGGATTCTTCAAAGCTCTTGGAGGTGGGAAATTACTTAAAGACAAGTTTCTATCAGGATTTGTGTTCAACCCCAGGGCTATTGCAAATTATAAACGCGCAAAATCTATGGGAATAGAACAAAATTTCAAAGGAGAAGGTGAAATTAAGGGTGGCCTTTTTATAGTTGGTCCAGGAGGAACTGGAATAGCTTACCAGTTTATAGAGAGGAATTTTGGAGATTGGGCTCCTGTAGCTGAAGTTGTAGAGATATGTGCTCGATTAAAA AATCAACAGCAAGATGAAGGAGATTCTAGCAGATCACCGCAAGAACACAAGTGA
- the LOC108486292 gene encoding heat shock protein 90-5, chloroplastic, whose translation MAPVLSRSLATPSLASLTLTNPNKAFNLRTAFLPPNALNKAFSCSRLRWKLEKRNNRIAVRCEASAVAEKEAEETSGEKFEYQAEVSRLLDLIVHSLYSHKEVFLRELVSNASDALDKLRFLSVTEPSLLGDSGELEIRIKPDPDNGTITITDTGIGMTKEELIDCLGTIAQSGTSKFLKALKENKDLGADNGLIGQFGVGFYSAFLVAEKVVVSTKSPKSDKQYVWEAVADSSSYVIREETDPENILVRGTQITLYLRSDDKYEFSDPTRIQNLVKNYSQFVSFPIYTWQEKSRTVEVEEEEPPKEGEENPEEVKKKKTTKTEKYWDWELANETKPIWMRNPKEVEKDEYNEFYKKTFNEFLDPLGYTHFTTEGEVEFRSVLYIPGMGPLNNEDVVNPKTKNIRLYVKRVFISDDFDGELFPRYLSFVKGVVDSDDLPLNVSREILQESRIVRIMRKRLVRKTFDMIQEISESENKEDYKKFWENFGRFLKLGCIEDSGNHKRITPLLRFYTSKSEEELTSLDEYVESMGENQKAIYYLATDSLKSAKTAPFLEKLVQKDIEVLYLVEPIDEVAIQNLQTYKEKKFVDISKEDLELGDEDEVKERETKQEFNLLCDWIKQQLGDKVAKVQISKRLSSSPCVLVSGKFGWSANMERLMKAQALGDTASLEFMRGRRILEINPDHPIIKDLNAACKNAPESSEAKRAVDLLYDTALISSGFSPDSPAELGNKIYEMMAMALGGRWGRYEDDDEVEASEVSAAETDTSASEASENQVIEPSEVRTESDPWQD comes from the exons ATGGCTCCAGTTCTAAGCAGAAGCTTAGCTACTCCATCTTTAGCCTCTCTCACTTTGACAAACCCCAACAAGGCCTTCAATCTCAGAACCGCTTTTCTACCTCCAAATGCCCTCAACAAGGCCTTCTCTTGCTCTCGATTGAGGTGGAAACTTGAGAAGAGAAACAACCGGATAGCGGTTCGATGTGAGGCTTCAGCTGTAGCTGAGAAAGAGGCCGAAGAGACCTCCGGGGAGAAATTTGAGTACCAAGCCGAG GTTAGTCGCTTGTTGGATTTGATTGTTCACAGTCTATACAGTCATAAAGAGGTCTTTTTGAGAGAGCTTGTAAG TAATGCAAGTGATGCTTTAGATAAGCTTAGATTCTTAAGTGTGACTGAACCCTCTCTGCTTGGAGATTCGGGAGAACTAGAGATACGCATCAAACCTGATCCAGATAATGGGACTATCACTATAAC ggATACGGGAATTGGAATGACCAAAGAAGAGCTTATTGACTGTCTTGGAACAATTGCTCAAAGTGGTACTTCCAAATTTCTTAAGGCTCTGAAG GAAAATAAGGATCTAGGGGCAGACAATGGTTTGATTGGGCAATTTGGTGTTGGATTCTATTCTGCTTTTCTTGTTGCTGAGAAG GTTGTTGTGTCCACAAAGAGTCCGAAGTCAGACAAGCAATATGTTTGGGAAGCTGTAGCAGACAGTAGCTCCTATGTGATTAGGGAGGAAACTGATCCAGAAAATATTCTAGTCCGTGGTACACAGATTACACTTTATTTAAGG TCAGATGACAAGTATGAATTCTCAGATCCCACCAGAATTCAGAATCTGGTGAAGAATTATTCCCAGTTTGTTTCTTTCCCAATCTACACTTGGCAAGAAAAATCAAGGACAGTTGAG GTAGAGGAGGAAGAACCACCAAAAGAAGGAGAAGAAAACCCAGAA GAAGTGAAGAAAAAGAAGACGACTAAAACTGAGAAGTATTGGGACTGGGAATTAGCAAATGAAACAAAGCCAATATGG ATGCGAAATCCTAAGGAGGTTGAAAAAGACGAGTACAATGAATTCTACAAGAAGACTTTCAACGAATTCTTGGATCCACTTGGATATACTCACTTCACAACAGAG GGTGAGGTGGAGTTTAGGAGTGTTCTGTATATTCCTGGCATGGGTCCTCTAAACAATGAGGATGTAGtaaacccaaaaacaaagaacatacgTTTGTATGTGAAACGTGTATTTATCTCAGATGATTTTGATGGAGAGCTG TTTCCACGATACTTGAGCTTTGTGAAGGGTGTTGTGGACTCTGATGATCTTCCACTTAATGTTTCTCGAGAGATCCTCCAAGAAAGCCGTATT GTGAGAATTATGAGAAAGAGGCTTGTTAGGAAAACTTTTGACATGATTCAGGAGATTTCTGAAAGTGAAAATAAGGAG GATTACAAAAAGTTCTGGGAGAACTTTGGCAGGTTCCTAAAGTTGGGATGCATTGAAGACTCTGGTAATCACAAGCGTATAACACCATTGCTTCGGTTTTACACATCAAAAAGTGAAGAGGAATTGACAAGTTTGGATGAGTACGTTGAAAGTATGGGTGAGAATCAAAAGGCTATTTATTACTTGGCAACCGACAGCTTGAAAAGTGCCAAGACTGCTCCATTCTTAGAGAAGTTGGTTCAAAAAGACATTGAG GTTCTCTATTTAGTTGAGCCTATCGATGAGGTTGCCATTCAGAACCTTCAGACCTACAAAGAGAAGAAATTTGTTGATATTAGCAAGGAAGACTTGGAACTTG GTGATGAAGATGAGGTAAAAGAGAGAGAAACTAAACAAGAGTTCAATCTTCTCTGTGATTGGATAAAGCAACAACTGGGAGACAAGGTGGCCAAAGTCCAAATTTCTAAGCGACTAAGTTCATCACCTTGTGTGCTTGTTTCTGGCAAGTTTGGATGGTCAGCTAACATGGAAAG GTTGATGAAAGCACAAGCGCTTGGAGATACAGCAAGTTTGGAGTTCATGAGGGGAAGGAGGATCCTGGAGATTAATCCAGATCATCCGATTATTAAAGACTTGAAT GCTGCTTGCAAGAATGCGCCTGAAAGCAGTGAAGCCAAGAGAGCAGTTGACTTGTTGTATGATACAGCATTGATCTCCAGTGGTTTTTCT CCCGACAGCCCCGCTGAGTTAGGTAACAAGATATATGAGATGATGGCAATGGCACTTGGAGGAAGATGGGGTAGATATGAGGACGATGATGAAGTGGAAGCATCAGAAGTTAGTGCTGCTGAAACTGATACGAGTGCCAGTGAAGCTTCAGAGAACCAAGTGATCGAACCATCGGAAGTAAGGACAGAGAGTGATCCTTGGCAAGATTAA